GAGACGTTGCAAACACTCAATGTAGGTGATCAGAATACAGCTAGATCGATTCTTAAAAGTGGAGTAAAATCGAAAACAGATTATCTGTTATTTGACGCTATTATGGATAATGCAGTTGTGACTGATAATAGAGCTGACTTCTACTAATATTTACCTTCCCAGTATATCTTTTCTCTGAAAATCCTGATTGATTAGGATGAAAAGAAGAATTGTAAAAGACCAAAGAGAAGACCCCCCATAGCTTAAAAAGGGTAGTGGTATGCCAATGATAGGGGCTAGTCCAATTGTCATCCCTATATTAATTCCAAAATGAAAGAAAAATATGGAGGCTACTCCATAGCCATAGAGTTTAGCAAACATTAGCTTCTGCCTTTCCGCTAAATTGATAATTCGAAGAAGTAGAAAAACGTAAAGTCCAATTGTAAACATACTTCCAAGGAATCCCCATTCTTCTCCAATTGTACAGAATATAAAATCGGTACTCTGCTCTGGAACGAAGTCGAATTTCGTTTGCGTTCCTTGAAGGTATCCTTTGCCAGCAAATCCTCCAGAGCCGATTGCTATTTTCGATTGGTTAATGTTATATCCGGCTCCATGTATATCTGCTTGTATACCCAACAAAACTTCAATTCTTTGTTTTTGATGTGGCTCTAAAATATTCTCAAATACATAATCAACACTAAAAGTGAAAGCGATTGAAACAGCCATAACAGCTACTACAATCATCCGATCTATTTTTTTCTTTTGTACTTGCCAAAATCCAAATATTCCCAAAGCGGCAATACATGAACTAAGAATAACTTGGTTTATGAGTAAGGCTAAAACAAAAAGTATGAGAATAGTAACTCCGAAAAGAAGAATATTTCCTGGTAATCCCATTCTATATAGCACGAAAATTAGCGAGAAGAAGACAAGAGTTGAACCAGTATCATTCTGAAGTAATATCAATAATGCAGGAAGAAGGATTATGAAAACGACAGTTAGTCGTGTCCTAATTCTTTTAAAATTAATTCTATCGGAGCTCATGTATTTTGCGAGAGCCAAACATGTTGCAAATTTCGCAAATTCGGATGGTTGAATTTTGAAACTTCCTAAGGTGATCCACGATTTGGATCCCGCGATTTCGTCGCCTATCCCCAGAACTAAGAGTAAAATGAACATGATGATACCATAAATAAGGTAGGCCATTTTGTTAAAAAGGTCGTAGTGGGTAACAAGAATTATAAATGCAAGAACGATGGAGGTTCCTATCCACAACAACTGTTTACCGTAATTTTGAGACAGGTCGAAAATACTTGGGTGAGCTTCGTTGTAGGATGAAGAAAAGATATTTGTCCATCCAATAAACAAGAAGGTAACATAGGTCAATACAAGTACCCAGTCAATTCGTTCCGATATGCTCTCTTGTACTCTCAATACCTAAATGTGCTATCTGGATAATAAATACGATCTGCCATTCTTGGTCGAGAAATAGAATCGGTTAAATACTTTTCGATCATTAGACTTGCAATGGGAGCAGCCATTGTTGAACCGTAACCAGCATTTTCTATATAAGCAGCAATTGCTATTTTCGGATTATCCATAGGGGCAAAAGCAATAAAAATTGAATGATCATCCCCATGAGGATTCTGAGCAGTACCTGTTTTACCACATAGCTTAATGCCTTTTATTTTTGCTCTTCCACCAGTACCGCCACTTTTCTCTATTACATCGTTCATTGCCTGCCGCACTAGGTCAAAATGTTTTCTGTCAATATCAGTGAACTGTTTAGAATAGGTCGAAATATTATTGGAGTCTGACATTACAATGTGTGGTTTGTAGAAATAACCTTTATTAGCGATAATTGCTGTCATATTAGCCATTTGAAGAGGACTAACACTTAATTCTCCTTGACCAATAGCCAATGATACAACGTATAAAGACTTCCATCTTCCCACTCCATGTTGACTATCATATGTCTCTTTCGAAGGTAAAATGCCAGATACTTCATGAGGTAAATCAATACCTGATTTGTGGCCCAGTCCGAATTTCTCGACATGGTTCCGCCAGTTGTTAAATCCTTTCTCTGTCGGAGAATATTTATCTATAATGCTACGAAATACGTGACAATAATATGCATTACAAGATGTTCGGATTGAGTATTTTAAATTTATT
The nucleotide sequence above comes from Flavobacteriales bacterium. Encoded proteins:
- the rodA gene encoding rod shape-determining protein RodA, coding for MRVQESISERIDWVLVLTYVTFLFIGWTNIFSSSYNEAHPSIFDLSQNYGKQLLWIGTSIVLAFIILVTHYDLFNKMAYLIYGIIMFILLLVLGIGDEIAGSKSWITLGSFKIQPSEFAKFATCLALAKYMSSDRINFKRIRTRLTVVFIILLPALLILLQNDTGSTLVFFSLIFVLYRMGLPGNILLFGVTILILFVLALLINQVILSSCIAALGIFGFWQVQKKKIDRMIVVAVMAVSIAFTFSVDYVFENILEPHQKQRIEVLLGIQADIHGAGYNINQSKIAIGSGGFAGKGYLQGTQTKFDFVPEQSTDFIFCTIGEEWGFLGSMFTIGLYVFLLLRIINLAERQKLMFAKLYGYGVASIFFFHFGINIGMTIGLAPIIGIPLPFLSYGGSSLWSFTILLFILINQDFQRKDILGR